In Stenotrophomonas sp. 169, one DNA window encodes the following:
- a CDS encoding methyl-accepting chemotaxis protein: protein MLAVPPLLRTLRARLRGIPAIAHGYVHRSARLSVAAKIKGSLLVCGIGLVTVAAMYAWTTHVSDRAARTFAVHQQGTGLASTLAAEVAEARRLQTQYALTFDAADRTLLQQAQQRLQATLEQLRALPMDGARKTALDEVASHAAAFSEGIAGLNARVDEMGRGDEALAVQLDTAADALQSAVDATDCPLLAMHVQKMRRQESLLLLNGDSSHADKASEEKLPFDLALGGLSADTQQQLRALMDAYQGALLSYTAARVGLDVEAQLLVDTASSIAPALQAFQTVQASNLEQARERQQAQASRLGVMFAASLLTVALVLIGTLLMVLRAVRRPIQDTLRFAQDIAEDRLDTELRVHNPHDEIGQLAQRLGHMQQQLRARIERDRAVAQENARARQALDSASTGLMVIDPQGIVTHANPALLLTLSRAADEVIGASARDVHTALSSVGGSGRRDFDIQHAGTTWHVVTTPIFDDGHALGEVVEWRSRALEVLLETEVAALVDAAALGELAGRIPLEGKAGFVHRLSASINHLLATFEHNLGDLQTLLAALARGDLRVRMDGEVEGVFARMRDDANATVQQLAGIVARIQQAAGSIGEAAGEISAGNADLSTRTELQAANLEETAASMHELTDTVSRNADAASQASVLVQASAEVAARGGDAVGRVQRSMSDISAASRRIGEITSLIDGIAFQTNILALNAAVEAARAGEQGRSFAVVASEVRSLAQRSADAAKQIKGLIEDSVAQVGQGTQAVGQAGATMTELQASVQQVAAIMLQIRDASLEQRNGISQVNQTIVQMDASTQQNAAMVEEATASARALEDQADLLAEAVAVFQLRAAPRAVAA from the coding sequence ATGTTGGCTGTCCCGCCCCTCCTGCGAACGTTGCGTGCGCGCCTGCGCGGTATCCCAGCCATCGCCCACGGGTATGTTCACCGTTCGGCCCGCCTCAGTGTAGCTGCCAAGATCAAAGGCAGCCTGCTGGTCTGCGGCATCGGCCTGGTCACCGTTGCCGCGATGTATGCCTGGACGACTCATGTCAGTGATCGGGCCGCGCGCACGTTCGCTGTCCATCAGCAGGGCACCGGTCTTGCCTCCACGCTGGCGGCGGAGGTCGCCGAAGCCCGCAGACTGCAGACGCAGTATGCCCTGACGTTCGACGCGGCTGATCGCACCTTGCTGCAACAGGCCCAGCAGCGCCTGCAGGCCACGCTGGAGCAGCTACGTGCGCTGCCGATGGACGGTGCACGGAAGACAGCGCTCGACGAGGTGGCCAGCCATGCCGCCGCATTCTCCGAAGGGATTGCCGGTTTGAACGCCCGCGTGGATGAGATGGGACGCGGTGATGAGGCGCTGGCGGTGCAGCTTGATACCGCCGCCGACGCCTTGCAGTCTGCCGTGGATGCAACCGATTGCCCCTTACTGGCGATGCACGTGCAGAAGATGCGCCGGCAGGAGAGTCTGTTGCTGTTGAACGGTGACTCCAGCCATGCCGACAAGGCCAGCGAAGAAAAACTGCCGTTCGATCTCGCGCTGGGGGGCCTGTCTGCCGATACGCAACAGCAGCTTCGCGCGCTGATGGATGCGTATCAGGGCGCTTTGCTGTCCTACACCGCGGCGCGTGTCGGACTGGATGTCGAGGCACAGCTGCTGGTGGACACTGCGTCGAGCATCGCGCCGGCATTGCAGGCATTCCAGACGGTGCAGGCCAGCAACCTGGAGCAGGCGCGCGAACGACAGCAGGCGCAGGCGTCGCGGCTGGGTGTGATGTTCGCCGCAAGCCTGTTGACGGTTGCGCTGGTGTTGATCGGCACACTCTTGATGGTGCTGCGCGCGGTGCGTCGACCGATCCAGGACACACTGCGATTTGCGCAGGACATTGCCGAAGACCGGCTGGATACCGAGCTGCGTGTGCACAATCCACACGATGAGATCGGGCAGCTTGCCCAGCGACTTGGTCATATGCAGCAGCAACTGCGCGCACGCATCGAGCGGGACCGCGCCGTCGCCCAGGAGAATGCACGCGCACGCCAAGCGCTGGACAGCGCGTCCACGGGATTGATGGTGATAGACCCACAGGGCATCGTGACGCATGCCAACCCGGCGCTGCTGCTGACCTTGTCACGTGCCGCAGATGAGGTGATCGGCGCGTCGGCCCGCGACGTGCACACCGCATTGTCCAGCGTGGGTGGGAGTGGAAGGCGGGACTTTGACATCCAGCACGCCGGCACGACCTGGCACGTAGTGACGACACCCATCTTCGACGATGGACACGCGCTGGGCGAGGTGGTGGAGTGGCGCAGTCGCGCGCTGGAGGTGCTGCTGGAGACCGAGGTGGCGGCGCTGGTCGACGCAGCGGCGCTCGGTGAACTGGCCGGGCGGATTCCGCTGGAGGGCAAGGCGGGCTTCGTGCACCGTCTGTCCGCCAGCATCAACCATCTGTTGGCAACCTTCGAACACAATCTGGGCGACCTGCAGACGCTGCTGGCGGCGCTGGCCCGCGGTGACCTGCGCGTGCGCATGGACGGTGAGGTCGAAGGGGTGTTTGCCCGCATGCGCGACGATGCCAATGCGACGGTGCAGCAACTTGCAGGGATCGTGGCGCGCATCCAGCAGGCCGCGGGCTCCATCGGCGAGGCGGCTGGTGAGATAAGCGCAGGCAATGCCGACCTGTCGACCCGGACGGAGTTGCAGGCTGCCAATCTGGAAGAGACCGCTGCATCGATGCACGAGCTGACCGATACCGTATCGCGCAATGCCGATGCGGCCAGCCAGGCCAGCGTACTGGTGCAGGCCAGTGCGGAGGTCGCCGCACGCGGAGGCGACGCGGTGGGTCGCGTGCAGCGTTCGATGAGTGATATTTCGGCGGCGTCGCGTCGCATCGGCGAGATCACTTCGCTGATCGATGGCATCGCGTTCCAGACCAATATCCTGGCCTTGAACGCAGCCGTGGAAGCTGCGCGCGCAGGGGAGCAGGGGCGCAGCTTCGCGGTGGTCGCCAGCGAAGTACGCAGCCTGGCCCAACGGAGCGCGGATGCGGCGAAGCAGATCAAGGGGTTGATCGAAGATTCGGTGGCGCAGGTCGGGCAGGGTACGCAGGCGGTTGGCCAGGCGGGCGCGACGATGACCGAGCTGCAGGCCAGCGTGCAGCAGGTGGCGGCGATCATGCTGCAGATCCGCGATGCGTCGCTGGAACAACGCAATGGCATCAGCCAGGTCAACCAGACCATCGTGCAGATGGACGCCAGCACGCAGCAGAACGCGGCGATGGTGGAAGAAGCCACGGCCTCGGCCCGTGCGTTGGAAGACCAGGCGGATCTGCTGGCCGAAGCAGTGGCCGTGTTCCAGCTGCGCGCCGCGCCACGCGCCGTGGCAGCGTGA
- a CDS encoding carbohydrate porin, translating into MSATGSCGVAVAAQGITGDWNGARERLASDGIELDMGYTVEAARNLSGGLRHTSAHAGQLSASGQFDLQRLWGWEGTRAAASLSLRDGHNLTERAGLGSLLQNQEIYGRGNIARLRSLWLAKQSADGQFDLKLGRVSVGDDFNALDCIAMNLALCGSQPAVFGGDYWFNSPISQWGGVFTWRPVQEVYVRAGAYQVNPRYADTQGGGLRFAPSGTVGTLTPLELGWEPTFDGRSGHYAVGGWYSSARRADAVQRLPAEGMSQQQELRTGAYGGWASAQQQLTRGSGANERSGLRGQVAFAQGDRRTGDIDQMFNVQLIQTGLMHTRPDDRIGIGLATTRVNPRAARSGQQGVGTASARREHMAEVFYGWKPLVGVDLQPGIQFVRHPGGFTSRKGAVVVGMKADVRF; encoded by the coding sequence ATGTCCGCCACCGGAAGCTGTGGGGTAGCCGTGGCGGCACAGGGCATCACGGGGGATTGGAACGGGGCACGCGAGCGGCTCGCCAGCGACGGAATCGAGCTGGACATGGGCTATACCGTCGAAGCCGCACGCAACCTGTCTGGCGGTTTACGCCACACCTCGGCGCACGCCGGCCAGTTATCGGCCAGCGGACAGTTCGACCTGCAGCGTCTGTGGGGCTGGGAGGGCACGCGCGCTGCTGCATCGCTATCGCTGCGCGACGGACACAACCTGACAGAACGGGCGGGGCTGGGCAGCCTGCTGCAGAACCAGGAAATCTATGGGCGCGGCAACATCGCACGGCTGCGCAGCCTGTGGCTGGCGAAGCAGTCTGCCGACGGCCAGTTCGACCTGAAGCTCGGCAGGGTATCGGTCGGTGATGACTTCAACGCGCTGGACTGCATCGCCATGAATCTCGCGCTCTGCGGCAGTCAGCCCGCCGTGTTCGGCGGCGACTACTGGTTCAACTCACCTATCAGTCAATGGGGCGGCGTGTTCACCTGGCGGCCCGTGCAGGAGGTGTACGTGCGTGCAGGGGCGTATCAGGTCAATCCGCGTTACGCCGACACCCAAGGCGGCGGACTGCGGTTTGCACCCTCTGGAACGGTGGGCACGCTGACGCCGCTGGAGCTGGGCTGGGAGCCCACCTTCGACGGCCGTAGTGGTCATTACGCAGTGGGTGGCTGGTACAGCAGTGCACGGCGCGCCGATGCGGTGCAGCGGCTTCCTGCCGAGGGAATGTCGCAGCAGCAGGAACTGCGCACGGGGGCCTACGGCGGCTGGGCCAGCGCGCAGCAGCAGTTGACGCGCGGCAGTGGCGCCAACGAACGGTCCGGGCTGCGTGGCCAGGTGGCGTTCGCACAAGGCGACCGGCGTACCGGCGATATCGATCAGATGTTCAACGTGCAGTTGATCCAGACCGGACTGATGCACACGCGGCCTGACGATCGGATCGGCATTGGCCTGGCAACCACCCGGGTCAATCCACGTGCTGCGCGTTCTGGCCAGCAAGGTGTTGGCACGGCGTCCGCGCGTCGCGAGCATATGGCCGAAGTGTTCTACGGCTGGAAGCCGCTGGTCGGCGTTGATCTGCAGCCCGGTATCCAGTTTGTCCGCCACCCCGGCGGATTCACCTCGCGCAAGGGTGCGGTGGTGGTTGGCATGAAGGCGGATGTGCGTTTCTGA
- a CDS encoding GGDEF domain-containing protein, translating into MIDIPTLLGFSAAVLVSIAILLLLTRPRGGARLWLAMPFLAGACCCALLLWPALKQAPAAGYIGTFFALLAFAAGWQGIRSIFHLPPRWGLLLAPPLCWLVLVAAVFGPGEMSSLNAAGRAALAALYCGLSAVTLVQRRDPALPSARLLARILMASAALAAVAMTLSPWLPEPLGAGAPRTWAVAVFSGIVLIDVLLVCGLMVAVLKEQAASRLYDEATRDPLTGLYNRRLLDEKLGIWDQEDRVSGTVRAALFFDIDQFKTINDRFGHDMGDKVICQAARAAEQAVRRDDLIFRYGGEEFLCILPDSSLKAGMAAAERLRSTFERSAQEVAGHRIDATLSVGVAISQGRRSNAGALVAAADRQMYRAKHAGRNRVMGSDGD; encoded by the coding sequence ATGATCGATATCCCCACCCTGCTCGGCTTCAGCGCCGCAGTCCTGGTTTCCATTGCGATCCTGTTGCTGCTGACCCGGCCTCGGGGTGGCGCGCGCCTGTGGCTTGCCATGCCATTCCTGGCCGGCGCGTGCTGCTGTGCCCTGCTGTTGTGGCCCGCACTCAAGCAGGCGCCGGCGGCCGGCTACATTGGCACCTTCTTCGCGTTGCTGGCGTTTGCAGCAGGTTGGCAGGGCATCCGATCCATCTTCCACCTGCCGCCACGCTGGGGCCTGCTGCTCGCGCCGCCGCTGTGCTGGCTGGTTTTGGTAGCGGCAGTGTTCGGTCCCGGCGAGATGTCATCGTTGAACGCGGCGGGGCGCGCCGCGCTTGCGGCGCTTTACTGTGGTCTGTCGGCGGTCACGCTGGTCCAGCGCCGCGACCCCGCACTGCCGTCGGCGCGGCTGCTGGCGCGCATCCTCATGGCGTCGGCCGCCCTGGCCGCCGTCGCGATGACCCTGTCGCCCTGGCTGCCGGAGCCACTGGGTGCCGGCGCGCCGCGCACGTGGGCCGTGGCGGTATTCAGCGGCATTGTGCTGATCGATGTGCTGCTGGTCTGCGGACTGATGGTTGCGGTGCTGAAGGAACAGGCGGCCAGCCGCCTCTACGACGAGGCCACGCGTGACCCGTTGACCGGGTTGTACAACCGACGTCTGCTGGATGAAAAACTGGGCATCTGGGATCAGGAGGACCGTGTCAGCGGGACCGTGCGCGCGGCGTTGTTCTTCGATATCGATCAGTTCAAGACCATCAACGACCGCTTCGGCCACGACATGGGTGACAAGGTGATCTGCCAGGCCGCGAGGGCGGCGGAGCAGGCGGTGCGCCGCGACGACCTGATCTTTCGTTACGGCGGCGAAGAGTTCCTGTGCATCCTGCCCGACTCGAGCCTGAAAGCCGGGATGGCCGCAGCGGAACGCCTTCGCTCCACCTTCGAGCGCTCTGCCCAGGAGGTAGCCGGGCACCGCATCGATGCGACGCTCAGCGTAGGCGTGGCCATCAGCCAAGGCCGCCGTTCGAACGCGGGTGCCTTGGTGGCCGCAGCGGATCGGCAGATGTACCGCGCCAAGCACGCAGGCCGCAACCGTGTGATGGGCAGCGACGGCGACTGA
- a CDS encoding GIY-YIG nuclease family protein: protein MNLRTDGHWFAYVFPCAWEDFCKIGFSRDPLGRISALHRRWFEFFDLEAGWLVEAETQRDARDLELQLRRPLALHKAPSPLTVQEKAGGKTEWVRGANALLADAVAGLADHGHHVYALRPWLHQVMLQRVDRLHDWAAAQLPEEESLRYRTPSVENALRDQLDAYAALDIDPRPWLPAHVVRWYG, encoded by the coding sequence ATGAACCTGCGAACGGATGGGCACTGGTTCGCCTATGTATTTCCCTGCGCATGGGAGGACTTCTGCAAGATCGGCTTCTCGCGCGATCCGCTGGGCCGCATCAGTGCGCTGCACCGGCGGTGGTTCGAGTTCTTCGATCTGGAAGCGGGATGGTTGGTGGAGGCGGAGACGCAGCGCGATGCGCGCGACCTGGAGTTGCAACTGCGGCGTCCCTTGGCCCTGCACAAGGCGCCGTCGCCACTCACCGTGCAGGAAAAGGCCGGTGGGAAGACCGAGTGGGTGCGGGGGGCTAACGCGCTGCTGGCCGATGCCGTGGCGGGACTGGCCGATCATGGTCACCACGTGTACGCCCTGCGTCCGTGGCTGCATCAGGTGATGCTGCAACGGGTGGACCGGCTGCACGACTGGGCCGCCGCACAACTACCGGAAGAAGAAAGCCTGCGCTACCGCACTCCCTCCGTGGAAAACGCGTTGCGTGACCAGCTCGACGCGTACGCGGCGCTCGACATCGATCCGCGACCGTGGCTGCCTGCGCATGTGGTGCGCTGGTACGGGTGA
- a CDS encoding DNA-formamidopyrimidine glycosylase family protein, whose amino-acid sequence MPEGPSIVILRDAAAHFRNKTVRHASGNSSLDLSRMEGRRIVSVRSWGKHFLLEFRGFSLRAHLLMFGTWRIDERKPNPARASLVFDNGELNLYTCSLKYIEGDLDDAYDWRTDVMSPQWDPRLARRRLKAQPDTLICDALLDQSIFAGVGNIIKNEVLFRTRVHPATPIHAIAPRRLGQVIAQARDYSFDFLAWKKAFELKKHWQVHTRRICPQCGGPISKQYLGTTQRRAFFCPVCQPAP is encoded by the coding sequence ATGCCTGAAGGTCCCTCCATCGTCATCCTGCGCGATGCCGCAGCGCATTTCCGCAACAAGACCGTGCGCCATGCCAGCGGCAACAGCAGCCTGGACCTGTCGCGCATGGAGGGCCGCCGGATCGTGTCCGTGCGCAGTTGGGGCAAGCACTTCCTGCTTGAGTTCCGTGGCTTCAGCCTGCGCGCGCACCTGCTGATGTTTGGTACTTGGCGGATCGATGAGCGCAAGCCGAACCCGGCACGTGCGTCGCTTGTGTTCGACAACGGCGAGCTGAATCTCTACACGTGTTCGTTGAAGTACATCGAAGGCGACCTGGACGATGCCTACGACTGGCGGACCGATGTGATGAGCCCGCAGTGGGATCCCCGGCTTGCGCGCCGCCGCTTGAAGGCCCAGCCGGACACGTTGATCTGCGATGCGTTGCTGGACCAGTCGATCTTTGCCGGCGTAGGCAACATCATCAAGAACGAGGTGCTGTTCCGTACGCGCGTGCATCCCGCCACACCGATTCACGCGATCGCGCCACGCAGGCTGGGCCAGGTGATTGCGCAGGCCCGCGACTACAGCTTTGATTTCCTGGCATGGAAGAAGGCGTTCGAGCTCAAGAAGCACTGGCAGGTGCATACCCGGCGCATCTGTCCGCAGTGCGGCGGACCCATCAGCAAGCAGTATCTTGGTACCACGCAGCGCCGCGCGTTCTTCTGCCCCGTCTGCCAGCCCGCGCCATGA
- a CDS encoding DUF72 domain-containing protein: MASAVRIGCAGWSIPSRYADRFGEGASALQRYATRVSVAEINSSFYRPHQPATYARWAAAVPPDFRFSVKVPKLISHELALRGVGAPLDRFLGEALHLDDHLGGLLLQLPPALSFDARVASTFFAMLRRRTALPVACEPRHPSWFLPEADALLQRHDISRVGVDPPRVPAGAVPAARPAWAYWRWHGSPRIYYSAYSDEALQQLAGQLRASTTPGTPCWVIFDNTAHGFAIDNALRLQAFLEQEDA, encoded by the coding sequence GTGGCATCGGCAGTGCGGATAGGTTGCGCCGGTTGGTCGATTCCCAGCCGCTACGCAGATCGCTTCGGCGAAGGCGCCAGCGCGTTGCAGCGCTACGCTACACGCGTGAGCGTCGCGGAAATCAACTCCTCGTTCTATCGCCCCCATCAGCCGGCGACCTATGCGCGCTGGGCGGCGGCCGTACCGCCAGACTTCCGTTTTTCGGTCAAAGTCCCCAAGCTCATTTCACATGAGCTGGCGTTGCGCGGGGTGGGTGCGCCGCTGGACCGTTTTCTGGGCGAAGCGCTCCATCTGGATGACCATCTGGGCGGTCTGCTGCTGCAGCTACCGCCGGCGCTATCGTTCGATGCACGTGTGGCGTCGACGTTCTTTGCGATGCTGCGCCGGCGTACAGCGCTGCCGGTAGCCTGCGAGCCGCGCCACCCCAGCTGGTTCCTGCCTGAAGCCGATGCCTTGCTGCAACGCCATGACATCAGCCGGGTTGGCGTGGATCCCCCGCGCGTTCCGGCCGGTGCGGTTCCCGCCGCCCGTCCGGCGTGGGCATACTGGCGCTGGCACGGCAGCCCGCGCATCTACTACAGCGCGTACAGCGACGAGGCGCTGCAGCAACTGGCCGGCCAGCTTCGCGCAAGCACCACCCCGGGTACGCCGTGCTGGGTGATCTTCGACAACACCGCGCACGGCTTTGCGATCGACAACGCCCTGCGGCTGCAGGCCTTCCTGGAGCAGGAAGATGCCTGA